The proteins below are encoded in one region of Nitrospira sp.:
- a CDS encoding porin family protein, translating into MLGSWPRDEPVFNQGTTVTASIQQGFGAGLKVGLYPAVLHRFVGLELDSNIHSGRLSFPNIAKGQREEVGRSDLLLIKSTFNVVLRYPGVTFRPYLGAGIGWSTATLLNPNIAGRDDEDFGAARAFGYQYLGGAQFILTSSIFLFVEYRYFLSDFHWKGIAVDFRDHNALVGAGLRF; encoded by the coding sequence GTGCTGGGTAGCTGGCCCCGCGACGAACCGGTGTTTAACCAAGGGACTACGGTTACGGCCTCAATCCAACAAGGCTTTGGCGCAGGGTTGAAGGTCGGGCTTTACCCTGCAGTACTGCATCGATTCGTGGGTCTCGAGCTTGATTCCAACATACATAGCGGGCGATTGTCATTTCCGAACATCGCCAAGGGACAAAGGGAAGAGGTCGGTCGCTCCGACCTACTCCTGATTAAATCAACATTCAATGTGGTCTTGCGCTACCCAGGCGTGACATTCCGCCCCTACCTCGGCGCTGGGATCGGCTGGTCAACGGCCACTCTCCTTAACCCCAATATCGCTGGACGAGACGATGAAGACTTCGGCGCCGCTCGTGCGTTTGGATATCAGTACCTCGGTGGCGCGCAATTCATACTTACCTCCTCTATCTTCCTGTTTGTCGAATATCGGTACTTCCTTTCCGATTTCCACTGGAAAGGGATCGCCGTGGATTTTCGAGATCACAATGCTTTGGTAGGAGCTGGCCTGCGGTTTTAG